CAGTGATGCACCATATATAGCGTAACACTATTCACCTTCGTCAATTTCTTAGTTTGCCAAGTGTTGTCGATATATTTGACTAGCAAGTTTGTAGAGATCTCTAATGTCGATGATTATCAATATGTGCCACCAATAGCATTTGCTTATATTAATCCGCAATGTGTTCTCACAATTATTGTGTATAGCGATTTGTGCCCTTTTCTGAATCTTGAGCAATATCCATATATACTACAAAGTAGTTTATCTTCCTCATTTGACTATTTGAGTATTGAAGGTGAGAGGTTTGACATATTTCAAAGAGTGTTAAACTAAAAAGAGATGTAAAGAGATTTTGAGAATCAAAAGAGTGaagatattaattttaaatttcagttGTAGTATTTATAGAGATATAATGATACCGATTAACAATTAAGGTCCAACGAGTGTACACAATTATGTTAAAGCTTATTCAAAGATGTAATATCTTTTATTGAAATATGTGTGCAAAAGATATACATACCAATTAACGGTTAAGATCATTGCAATCTAATCTAACGATTGTAAACAATGTTATTAAAACTTATTCAAAGATgttcctgtttggtaaatggatgttggctgtttgggttagaaagtatgatttgtagaaagttgtttgataaattagctgttagttgatagctgtttggtataattttttttcttaaaaagctaattgaaaaggctgctttgagtatctttttgaattttagcattttggagttacaaaaagcttattatttaccaactaatagtggtcaaataagctaaatttgactgatagactgattatttaccaaacaggatcGTTATACCTTTTATTGAAATAGGTGTGCAACAGATATGCATACCAATTAGCGATTGCGGTAATACTTAAAATGACATAACATTGTCTTCCATGATTACCCTTAACCCCGATTTAGTccttaaataaaattacatgaGCACAGAAAAGTTGTGGGGCTTAAAAAAGGAAACTTTCAATACTCCGTACTCAGTAGTCAAAACTCCGTGTGTAACACTGTACATTTCCAGTTTTTGACAGCAgatttccatttatttttttaaacatcctGTGGCGCTTTCTCTTGTAAATCCCCACCATGCATCATCACCTCTGAATAGCCTACAACTGACTAGATCAGGAATTCAGGACCTCCCATAGCTTCAAAATATCTTCTTTTCCAATGGTCGAAATCTAGGATTCTTGATTCCTGCTGAAAGAAAGGAGCCTTCTCAGATCTCTTTCTTGAATTCCCCTTTTGTTTTTTCAGGTTTGGGAATCAATGGCGGAATCCAAGAAGTACATTACTGCAGAGGAGCTGAAGGAGCACAACAAAGCAGGGGATCTGTGGGTGTCTATTCAGGGGAAAGTGTATGATGTTTCAGAGTGGGTGAAAGTCCACCCAGGTGGGGAGTTGCCTCTGAGGAGCCTTGCAGGCCAAGATGTGACTGATGCTTTTGTGGCATTCCACCCAGGGAGTGTGTGGCACCATCTCGACACTTTCTTCAATGGGTTTTACCTCAGGGACTACACAGTATCTGAGGTGTCCAAGGATTACAGGAGGTTAGTCTCTGAGTTCTCCAAGATGGGGTTGTTTGAGAAGAAAGGGCATGGGGTTTTCTGCTCCATGTGCTTGATGGTGGCCCTGTTTGCTGTGAGTGTTTATGGGGTTTTGTGCAGTGAAAATGTGTGGGTGCATTTGGTTAGTGGTGGGCTGATGGGGTGTCTGTGGATTCAGAGTGGGTGGTTAGGGCATGATTCTGGGCACTATCAGATTATGATGAGTAAAGAGTCTAACAGATTTGCCCAGATCCTTACTGGGAATTGTCTTACAGGGATAAGCATTGGGTGGTGGAAATGGAACCACAATGCCCATCACATTGCCTGCAATAGCCTTGATTTTGATCCTGATCTGCAGCACCTCCCTTTCTTTGTGGTATCTTCCAAGCTCTTTAACTCACTCACTTCACATTTCTATGAAAGAAAGCTGAACTTTGACCCTTTTGCTAGATTCTTGGTTAGCTTTCAGCATTGGACATTTTATCCTGTGATGTGTTTTGCTAGGATTAATCTGTATGCACAGTCATTTGCACTGTTGCTTTCCAAGAGAAAAGTGCCCAATAGGGGGCAGGAGCTCTTGGGGCTTCTTGCATTTTGGGTGTGGtatttattgcttgtttcttGCTTGCCCAATTGGTGGGAGAGAGCCATGTTTGTAATTGCTAGTTTTGTGGTCACTGGGATCCAGCATGTTCAGTTCTGTCTCAACCATTTCTCAACCAGTGTTTATGTTGGACCTCCTACTAGTACTGATTGGTTTGAGAAGCAGACTGGTGGGAGTCTTGATATTTCTTGCCCTTCTTGGATGGATTGGTTCCATGGAGGGCTGCAATTTCAGGTGGAACACCATTTGTTTCCCAGGCTGCCAAGGTGTCATCTCAGGAAAATCTCTCCCTTTGTGAAGGAGCTTTGTAAAAAGCACGGTTTGCCCTATAACTGCGCCACGTTCTGGGAGGCGAACGAGATGACTATCAGAACGCTTCGCGCTGCTGCGCTGCAAGCCCGGGATTTAACCAAGCCGGTGCCCAAGAATTTAGTGTGGGAAGCTGTTAACACCCATGGCTGATGAGATTGTGATTGTGATTTTGGGGTGTTTATTAATTTCTGTTAAAGCATTGTGATTGTGATTTGTAGTAAATGAAAGTTTTCTGTCATTCTTTTGAGGCTTCAATTACTTGTGATTGAGTCTTGTAGGATGAGAGCAACAGACATTATTGTTATTGCCTagtgaatgaatgaatgaattaagcttcttataa
This region of Ipomoea triloba cultivar NCNSP0323 chromosome 15, ASM357664v1 genomic DNA includes:
- the LOC116005533 gene encoding acyl-lipid (9-3)-desaturase-like — protein: MAESKKYITAEELKEHNKAGDLWVSIQGKVYDVSEWVKVHPGGELPLRSLAGQDVTDAFVAFHPGSVWHHLDTFFNGFYLRDYTVSEVSKDYRRLVSEFSKMGLFEKKGHGVFCSMCLMVALFAVSVYGVLCSENVWVHLVSGGLMGCLWIQSGWLGHDSGHYQIMMSKESNRFAQILTGNCLTGISIGWWKWNHNAHHIACNSLDFDPDLQHLPFFVVSSKLFNSLTSHFYERKLNFDPFARFLVSFQHWTFYPVMCFARINLYAQSFALLLSKRKVPNRGQELLGLLAFWVWYLLLVSCLPNWWERAMFVIASFVVTGIQHVQFCLNHFSTSVYVGPPTSTDWFEKQTGGSLDISCPSWMDWFHGGLQFQVEHHLFPRLPRCHLRKISPFVKELCKKHGLPYNCATFWEANEMTIRTLRAAALQARDLTKPVPKNLVWEAVNTHG